Proteins encoded in a region of the Methylosinus trichosporium OB3b genome:
- the can gene encoding carbonate dehydratase, whose protein sequence is MQPYEKLLLENKAWAQEKKLKEPDYFERLAADQRPEFLWIGCSDSRVPADIIINAEPGVIFAHRNIANQVIATDFNCLSVIQYAVDVLKVGHVIVCGHYNCGGVRAALERQKPELTLVNKWLMHIKDVYRLHREEIESQPTEKQKADRLVELNVIEQVRNLSHMSIIQNAWKHDQRPTLHGWVYALHDGVLKQLIVLPPGSEIDVIYQQDDAQT, encoded by the coding sequence ATGCAACCATATGAAAAGCTCCTGCTGGAGAATAAAGCGTGGGCGCAAGAAAAAAAGCTGAAGGAGCCAGATTACTTCGAGCGGCTCGCAGCGGATCAGAGACCTGAGTTTCTCTGGATCGGCTGCTCCGACAGCCGCGTTCCCGCCGACATCATCATCAACGCCGAGCCCGGCGTGATCTTCGCGCATCGCAATATCGCCAATCAGGTGATCGCCACCGATTTCAACTGCCTCAGCGTCATCCAATACGCCGTCGATGTGCTGAAGGTCGGCCATGTCATCGTCTGCGGACATTACAATTGCGGCGGCGTGCGCGCCGCGCTCGAACGGCAGAAGCCCGAGCTCACCCTCGTCAACAAATGGCTGATGCACATCAAGGACGTGTATCGGCTGCATCGCGAGGAGATCGAATCCCAGCCGACCGAGAAGCAAAAGGCCGACCGGCTGGTCGAGCTGAACGTCATCGAGCAGGTCCGCAACCTTTCTCACATGTCCATCATCCAGAACGCCTGGAAGCATGATCAGCGCCCGACGCTGCATGGCTGGGTCTATGCGCTGCACGACGGCGTCCTCAAGCAGCTGATCGTTTTGCCGCCCGGCAGCGAGATCGACGTCATCTATCAGCAGGACGACGCGCAGACGTGA
- a CDS encoding SulP family inorganic anion transporter, giving the protein MLQKHFGYYLRYLDHDIPAGLVVFLVAVPLCLGIALASGAPPMAGVVSGIVGGVVVSILSGSQLAVSGPAAGLTVIVAAAIEKLGGLEQLLVAVVLAGVLQLAMGYLKAGVIGAFFPSAVIKGMLAAIGLILIMKQLPHAVGYDAEAESDLSFVETDSSMSLQSIMDALGAVSPGAVLVSLGSLAIMILWESQIVKSRKRLALLPGPLVAVTFGVAYNFIASHLTPSLAIASQHIVNLPAIFGPIEFGRKLTFPDFGALANPSTYVTAATLALIASLETLLSLEAIDKLDPLKRTASTNQELKAQGVGNIVSGMLGGLPMTAVIVRASANIDAGAHTKVSSFVHGVLLLMSAMFLASVLNLIPLACLASILLLTGYKLAKPTLFKSVYEKGFDQFAPFVVTVVAILATDLLLGMAIGMAVGLFFVLRANYHEAITLTRDGNNYLLRLQKDVSFLNKALLRGYLARVEENGYLIVDGAKASFIDQDILETLQDFIKAAADSGITVELKNVRGLSLNGGGTAAQASSHGSGDESFSISH; this is encoded by the coding sequence GTGCTGCAGAAACATTTCGGCTATTATCTCCGCTACCTCGACCATGACATTCCCGCCGGCCTCGTCGTGTTTCTGGTCGCCGTGCCGCTCTGCCTGGGCATTGCTCTCGCCTCCGGCGCCCCGCCCATGGCGGGCGTCGTCTCGGGAATTGTCGGAGGGGTCGTCGTCTCGATCCTGAGCGGTTCTCAGCTCGCCGTCTCCGGGCCGGCGGCGGGTCTCACGGTCATCGTCGCGGCGGCGATCGAGAAGCTCGGCGGGCTCGAGCAACTGCTCGTCGCCGTGGTGCTGGCGGGCGTGCTTCAGCTCGCCATGGGCTATCTGAAGGCCGGCGTCATCGGCGCCTTCTTCCCCTCGGCGGTCATCAAGGGCATGCTGGCGGCCATCGGCCTCATCCTCATCATGAAGCAGCTGCCGCACGCCGTCGGCTATGACGCGGAGGCCGAGAGCGATCTCTCCTTCGTGGAGACCGACAGCAGCATGTCGCTGCAGAGCATCATGGACGCGCTCGGCGCCGTTTCCCCCGGCGCCGTCCTCGTCAGCCTGGGCTCGCTCGCGATCATGATCTTGTGGGAGTCGCAGATCGTCAAGAGCCGCAAGCGCCTCGCGCTGCTGCCCGGCCCGCTCGTGGCCGTGACCTTCGGCGTCGCCTATAATTTCATCGCCTCGCATCTGACGCCGTCGCTGGCGATCGCCTCTCAGCATATCGTGAATCTGCCGGCGATCTTCGGACCGATCGAGTTCGGACGAAAGCTCACCTTTCCCGATTTCGGCGCGCTCGCCAATCCGTCGACCTATGTGACGGCAGCCACTCTGGCGCTGATCGCCAGCCTCGAGACGCTGCTCAGCCTAGAAGCGATCGACAAGCTCGATCCGCTGAAGCGCACGGCGTCGACCAATCAGGAGCTGAAGGCGCAGGGCGTCGGCAATATCGTCAGCGGAATGCTGGGCGGCCTCCCGATGACCGCCGTCATCGTCCGCGCTTCGGCCAATATCGACGCCGGCGCCCACACCAAGGTGTCGAGCTTCGTGCATGGCGTTCTGCTGCTCATGAGCGCGATGTTCCTGGCCTCCGTGCTCAATCTCATCCCGCTCGCCTGCCTCGCCTCCATCTTGCTCTTGACCGGCTATAAGCTGGCCAAGCCCACTCTGTTCAAGAGCGTCTATGAGAAAGGCTTCGATCAGTTCGCGCCCTTCGTCGTCACCGTGGTGGCGATCCTGGCTACCGATCTGCTGCTCGGCATGGCGATCGGCATGGCGGTCGGCCTGTTCTTCGTGCTGCGCGCCAATTATCATGAGGCCATCACCCTCACGCGCGACGGCAATAATTATCTGCTGCGACTGCAGAAGGATGTATCCTTTCTCAATAAGGCGCTGCTGCGCGGCTATCTCGCGCGCGTCGAGGAAAATGGCTATCTGATCGTCGACGGCGCCAAAGCGTCCTTCATCGATCAGGATATTCTGGAAACGCTGCAGGACTTCATCAAGGCCGCGGCCGATTCGGGAATCACCGTCGAGCTGAAGAATGTACGTGGCTTGTCGCTCAATGGCGGCGGAACGGCGGCGCAAGCGTCGTCGCACGGGAGCGGCGACGAGAGCTTTTCCATCTCGCATTGA
- a CDS encoding AbrB/MazE/SpoVT family DNA-binding domain-containing protein has product MTTLTVTSKGQVTLRKELLEHLGVEPGEKILVDKLPDGRIEVRAIRPTGRISDIFDFLKRENGPSLSIEEMNEIIEQGWAGKR; this is encoded by the coding sequence ATGACGACGCTCACGGTCACGAGCAAAGGGCAGGTCACTTTGCGCAAGGAGCTGCTCGAGCATTTGGGTGTAGAGCCTGGCGAGAAGATCCTCGTGGACAAGCTTCCCGATGGTCGGATCGAAGTGCGAGCGATCCGGCCGACCGGCAGAATTTCGGACATCTTCGATTTCCTGAAACGCGAGAACGGACCATCGCTATCCATCGAAGAGATGAACGAGATCATCGAGCAAGGCTGGGCCGGCAAGAGATGA
- a CDS encoding Nramp family divalent metal transporter: MQSAATPHLDGAFAATRGDMRRSVSVPRDTAGLRRLFIFFGPGYLVATGYMDPGNWATALAGGSKFGTSLLFVAVLSSLMAIVLQSLTARLGLGAGLDLASACRARFPRHANFALWLLAEAGILATDLAEVIGTAIGLQLLFGLPLAAGVVVTLLDTFLVLAFERAGFRKIELFVVAMLGVIALSFGAQLALAEPSLAAIAEGLVPSRAFFENPEMLYIGLGILGATVMPHNLFLHSYIVQTRAVGASLDEKREAIDFAVLDSTLALMIALVINGSILVLAAAAFHATGHTEVAELGEAYRLIAPLLGAPIAAKLFAVALIACGLNSTVTATLAGQIVMEGFVHIRMRPALRRLVTRLIAILPAVAVTLIAGEAATARLLVLSQVVLSLTLPFAVAPLVWFTASRRMMGELTAPRATTAVAAVIAVAIIALNGKLLLDAFSGN; this comes from the coding sequence ATGCAGTCCGCCGCCACTCCCCACCTCGACGGAGCATTCGCCGCGACCAGAGGCGACATGCGCCGATCCGTGAGCGTGCCGCGCGACACCGCCGGACTGCGCCGGCTGTTCATTTTCTTCGGCCCCGGCTATCTCGTCGCCACCGGCTATATGGATCCGGGCAATTGGGCGACGGCGCTCGCCGGCGGCTCGAAATTCGGAACGTCGCTGCTGTTCGTCGCCGTGCTGTCGAGCCTGATGGCGATCGTGCTGCAATCGCTGACGGCGCGGCTCGGCCTCGGCGCCGGGCTCGATCTCGCCTCCGCCTGCCGCGCGCGCTTTCCGCGCCACGCCAATTTCGCGCTGTGGCTGCTCGCCGAGGCGGGCATTCTCGCCACCGACCTCGCCGAGGTGATCGGCACGGCGATCGGCCTGCAATTGCTGTTCGGCCTGCCGCTCGCCGCCGGCGTTGTGGTGACGCTGCTCGACACCTTCCTCGTGCTCGCCTTCGAGCGCGCCGGTTTTCGCAAGATCGAGCTGTTCGTCGTGGCGATGCTCGGCGTCATCGCCCTCTCCTTCGGCGCGCAGCTGGCGCTCGCCGAGCCCAGCCTGGCGGCGATCGCGGAAGGGCTCGTCCCGAGCCGAGCCTTCTTCGAAAATCCGGAGATGCTCTATATCGGCCTCGGCATTCTCGGCGCGACGGTGATGCCGCATAATCTCTTTCTGCACTCTTATATCGTGCAGACGCGCGCCGTCGGCGCCTCGCTGGACGAGAAGCGCGAGGCGATCGATTTCGCCGTGCTCGACAGCACCCTCGCTCTGATGATCGCGCTCGTCATCAACGGCTCGATCCTGGTGCTGGCGGCGGCAGCCTTCCACGCCACCGGCCATACCGAGGTCGCCGAGCTCGGCGAGGCCTATCGGCTGATCGCGCCGCTGCTCGGCGCGCCGATCGCGGCGAAGCTGTTCGCCGTGGCGCTGATCGCCTGCGGGCTCAACTCCACGGTGACGGCGACCCTCGCCGGCCAGATCGTGATGGAGGGCTTCGTCCATATCCGCATGCGGCCGGCCCTGCGCCGGCTGGTCACCCGGCTCATCGCCATCCTGCCGGCCGTCGCCGTCACGCTCATCGCCGGCGAAGCCGCGACGGCGCGGCTGCTGGTGCTGAGCCAGGTGGTGCTGAGCCTCACCCTTCCTTTCGCGGTCGCGCCGCTCGTCTGGTTCACCGCCTCGCGGCGCATGATGGGCGAGCTGACCGCGCCACGCGCCACCACTGCCGTCGCCGCCGTCATCGCCGTGGCCATCATCGCGCTCAACGGCAAGCTGCTGCTGGACGCGTTCTCGGGGAATTGA
- a CDS encoding type II toxin-antitoxin system VapC family toxin yields the protein MKATADTNVLIRAITGDDAKQSKHAKDALAGADVIALTSPTLCELVWVLARGYRVPSSDICEAIRRLMNTANVAMNRPAVEMGLAVLEAGGDFADGVIAHEGRRLGGEVFLSFDKKATELLEARGARVRLLS from the coding sequence ATGAAGGCGACGGCGGACACCAATGTGCTCATCCGCGCGATCACGGGTGATGACGCGAAACAAAGCAAGCACGCCAAAGATGCGCTGGCCGGCGCCGATGTCATCGCTCTGACGTCGCCCACTCTGTGCGAACTCGTCTGGGTTCTGGCGAGGGGCTACAGGGTCCCGTCCTCCGATATCTGCGAAGCCATCCGCCGTCTCATGAACACGGCGAATGTCGCGATGAATCGACCTGCGGTGGAGATGGGTCTCGCTGTTCTCGAAGCCGGCGGCGATTTCGCCGATGGAGTGATCGCCCATGAAGGACGCCGCCTCGGTGGCGAGGTCTTTCTCTCCTTCGACAAGAAAGCGACCGAGCTGCTGGAAGCGAGAGGCGCTCGCGTGCGTCTGCTGTCATAA
- a CDS encoding inorganic phosphate transporter, translating into MTSLASSVDLAEDREGHDPKPKLDHPLDIRALLVFLAVIALGLAFTAWSIYQDLLESGAPVTTFLPFVLLGVALFIALGFEFVNGFHDTANAVATVIYTHSMPAPVAVVWSGFFNFLGVLFSTGAVAFGIVSLLPVELILQVGSQAGFAMVFALLIAAIMWNLGTWWLGLPASSSHTLIGSIIGVGIANALMRGRDGTSGVDWGKAIDIGYALLLSPVVGFVSAALLLLALKFTVRKPELYQEPKGQAAPPWWIRGLLVLTCTGVSFAHGSNDGQKGMGLIMLILIGTVPTSYALNRALPPSHMAAFSKASHEASEVVETKAAGYNVLGDPRPAVTNYVAQHQLNEGTYPSLAVLIRDIANQIETYGSISKIPFAAVGNTRNDIYLASEALRFLAKDKAAELSDADKKVLKEYKDQIDQATKFIPLWVKIAVAIALGLGTMIGWRRIVVTVGEKIGKQHLTYGQGASAELVAMGTIAAADMYGMPVSTTHVLSSGVAGTMAANGAGVQMATIQKLLMAWVLTLPAAITLSASLYFLLRQVM; encoded by the coding sequence ATGACCTCCCTGGCAAGCAGCGTCGATCTCGCCGAAGATCGCGAGGGGCATGATCCCAAGCCGAAGCTGGATCATCCGCTCGATATTCGCGCGCTTCTCGTCTTCCTCGCGGTGATCGCGCTCGGCCTCGCCTTCACCGCCTGGAGCATTTATCAGGACCTTCTCGAATCCGGCGCGCCGGTGACGACCTTTCTGCCTTTCGTGCTGCTCGGCGTCGCGCTCTTCATCGCGCTCGGCTTCGAGTTCGTGAACGGCTTCCACGACACCGCCAATGCGGTGGCGACCGTGATCTACACCCACTCCATGCCGGCGCCGGTCGCCGTCGTCTGGTCGGGCTTCTTCAATTTCCTCGGCGTGCTGTTCTCGACCGGCGCGGTCGCTTTCGGCATCGTGTCGCTGCTGCCGGTGGAGCTGATCCTGCAGGTCGGCTCGCAGGCGGGCTTCGCCATGGTGTTCGCTCTGCTCATCGCGGCGATCATGTGGAATCTCGGCACCTGGTGGCTCGGCCTGCCGGCCTCCTCCTCGCACACGCTGATCGGCTCGATCATCGGCGTCGGCATCGCCAACGCGCTCATGCGCGGCCGCGATGGAACCTCCGGCGTCGATTGGGGCAAGGCCATCGATATCGGCTATGCGCTGCTGCTGTCGCCGGTGGTCGGCTTCGTCTCCGCGGCGCTGCTGCTGCTCGCGCTGAAATTTACGGTGCGCAAGCCGGAGCTGTATCAGGAGCCCAAGGGTCAGGCGGCGCCGCCCTGGTGGATTCGCGGTCTGCTGGTGCTCACCTGCACCGGCGTCTCCTTCGCTCATGGCTCCAACGATGGTCAGAAGGGCATGGGCCTCATCATGCTGATCCTGATCGGCACGGTGCCCACTTCCTACGCCCTCAACCGCGCGCTGCCGCCGAGTCATATGGCGGCCTTCTCCAAGGCGTCGCACGAGGCCTCCGAGGTCGTCGAGACGAAGGCGGCTGGTTATAATGTGCTCGGCGATCCGCGCCCGGCGGTGACCAATTATGTCGCGCAGCATCAGTTGAACGAAGGAACCTATCCGTCGCTCGCCGTGCTGATCCGCGACATCGCGAATCAGATCGAGACCTATGGCTCGATCTCGAAGATTCCCTTCGCCGCCGTCGGCAACACCCGCAACGACATCTACCTCGCCTCCGAGGCGCTGCGCTTCCTCGCCAAGGACAAGGCGGCGGAACTCTCCGACGCCGACAAGAAAGTGCTGAAGGAGTATAAGGATCAGATCGATCAGGCGACGAAGTTCATTCCGCTGTGGGTGAAGATCGCCGTCGCCATCGCGCTCGGCCTCGGCACCATGATCGGCTGGAGGCGCATCGTCGTCACCGTCGGCGAGAAGATCGGCAAGCAGCATCTCACCTATGGTCAGGGCGCTTCGGCCGAGCTCGTCGCCATGGGCACGATCGCCGCCGCCGACATGTACGGAATGCCGGTGTCGACCACCCATGTGCTGTCCTCCGGCGTCGCCGGAACCATGGCGGCCAATGGGGCCGGCGTGCAGATGGCGACGATCCAGAAGCTGCTGATGGCCTGGGTGCTGACGCTGCCGGCCGCGATCACGCTGTCGGCGTCGCTCTACTTCCTGCTGCGCCAGGTCATGTAA
- the nikR gene encoding nickel-responsive transcriptional regulator NikR: MQRVTLTIDDDLMACLDRYMEASGHQNRSEAVRDLVRAGLLERPRSEDGDRPCIGALVYLYDHDTRQLSKRLTSDHHSHADLSIATLHVHVDAETCLEVSLLRGAKSEVEHFASHVIGERGVRYGQLVVAPAEAHAPAAGHGAQVHSHGHSHD, encoded by the coding sequence GTGCAACGGGTCACCCTGACCATAGACGACGATCTGATGGCGTGCCTCGATCGCTACATGGAGGCCAGTGGACATCAGAACCGCTCGGAGGCCGTGCGCGACCTCGTGCGCGCCGGACTGCTCGAGCGGCCCCGGTCCGAGGACGGCGACCGCCCCTGCATCGGCGCGCTCGTCTATCTCTACGACCATGACACGCGGCAATTGTCGAAACGGCTGACGAGCGATCATCACAGCCACGCCGACCTCTCCATCGCCACGCTGCATGTGCATGTCGACGCCGAAACCTGCCTCGAGGTGTCGCTGCTGCGCGGCGCCAAATCCGAGGTCGAGCATTTCGCCAGCCATGTGATCGGCGAGCGCGGCGTGCGCTACGGCCAGCTGGTCGTCGCTCCGGCCGAGGCGCATGCTCCCGCGGCGGGCCATGGCGCGCAGGTTCACAGCCACGGCCACAGCCACGACTGA
- a CDS encoding TonB-dependent receptor, which produces MSVGLRSGISALAMTAALLGGSAVAQEALPDIDIAAATPAAAAARAKIEQKQPVRIEAASETVFSGQAVNAVPFARPGEALEIVPGLSVTQHSGEGKANQYFLRGFQLDHGTDFSLTLDGMPINMRTHGHGQGYADANFLIPELLSSVVGRKGPYYADKGDFSSAGAVDMQYIDKLDSGLFRATGGSFAYGRLLGIKSYDVHGGSLLTAIESSVYDGPWTRPDETRKINGVMRWSHGTQEDGVSITGMAYANRWYSTDQIPERAVYSGQLPLWGNVDRTDGGDASRFSLSARWSQVDGAHSSRVEAYAIRSTLDLYNNFTYFLSNPDLGDQFRQFDRRTVLGVNAQHAYKYELAGLPVESRIGLQSRYDNIRLGLQDTYHRTPYDTVSNNQVAEGNVSLWTDTTVHFAPWLRATGGVRFDYFAASVGSLQDALSAPKDEFGNPILTGPANSGSSSGTMGSPKFGLVLGPFERTEFYLNFGEGYHSTDARGTVTHLAPSDGSAASPIPLLVKQRGAEVGAKTSRFVDGLETSVALWWLDNDSENQFEGDSGSTIYGRPSRRYGIEIINHYAPASWLRAEGSVSLSHARYRGYDSETAANYAALVASGAAGYGALIGNAPGNYLDNAPNIIAMGQVEVGEALGPFAALRYRYLGERPLTEDGQIKSPATGTLNLRVGYRFDNGYSIQADAFNITNSRSDMITYGYGSLLPTDKLYGLCKAGLVSSNVCAVGVMDRHFKPMEPPAVRVTISGPLPF; this is translated from the coding sequence ATGAGCGTTGGGCTTCGTTCAGGCATTTCGGCGCTGGCCATGACGGCCGCGCTGCTCGGAGGCTCGGCCGTCGCGCAAGAGGCCCTGCCGGATATCGATATCGCGGCGGCGACGCCGGCCGCCGCCGCGGCGCGCGCGAAAATCGAACAGAAGCAGCCGGTGAGGATCGAGGCCGCCAGCGAGACCGTCTTCAGCGGCCAGGCCGTCAACGCCGTTCCTTTCGCCCGCCCGGGCGAGGCGCTCGAGATCGTGCCCGGCCTCTCGGTCACGCAGCACAGCGGCGAGGGCAAGGCCAATCAATATTTTCTGCGCGGCTTCCAGCTCGATCACGGCACCGATTTCTCGCTCACCTTGGACGGAATGCCGATCAACATGCGCACCCATGGCCATGGCCAGGGCTACGCCGACGCCAATTTCCTGATCCCAGAGCTTCTCTCCTCGGTCGTCGGGCGCAAGGGCCCTTATTACGCCGACAAAGGCGACTTCTCCTCGGCCGGCGCCGTCGACATGCAATATATCGACAAGCTCGATTCCGGCTTGTTCCGGGCGACGGGCGGCAGCTTCGCCTATGGCCGGCTGCTCGGGATCAAATCCTATGACGTTCATGGCGGCAGCCTGCTGACGGCGATCGAATCGAGCGTCTATGACGGCCCCTGGACGCGGCCCGATGAGACGCGCAAGATCAACGGCGTGATGCGTTGGTCGCACGGCACGCAGGAGGACGGCGTGTCGATCACCGGCATGGCCTACGCCAATCGCTGGTATTCGACCGATCAGATTCCCGAGCGCGCCGTCTATAGCGGCCAGCTTCCCCTCTGGGGCAATGTCGATCGCACCGACGGCGGCGACGCGAGCCGCTTCAGCCTGTCGGCGCGCTGGAGTCAGGTCGACGGCGCCCATTCCTCGCGCGTCGAAGCCTACGCCATCCGCTCGACGCTCGATCTTTATAATAATTTCACCTATTTCCTGTCCAACCCCGATCTCGGCGACCAGTTCCGCCAATTCGACCGGCGCACCGTGCTCGGCGTCAACGCCCAGCACGCCTATAAATACGAGCTCGCCGGCCTGCCGGTCGAATCGCGCATCGGCCTGCAGAGCCGCTACGACAATATTCGTCTCGGCCTCCAGGACACCTACCATCGCACGCCCTACGACACGGTCTCCAATAATCAGGTCGCGGAGGGCAATGTCAGCCTGTGGACCGATACGACCGTCCATTTCGCTCCCTGGCTGCGCGCCACCGGCGGCGTGCGCTTCGACTATTTCGCCGCCAGCGTCGGCAGCCTCCAAGATGCGCTCTCCGCGCCCAAGGACGAGTTCGGCAATCCGATCTTGACGGGGCCCGCGAACAGCGGCTCCTCGAGCGGGACCATGGGCAGCCCCAAATTCGGCCTCGTCCTCGGGCCGTTCGAGCGGACGGAGTTCTACCTCAACTTCGGCGAAGGCTACCATTCGACCGACGCGCGCGGCACCGTCACGCATCTCGCTCCTTCGGACGGGTCGGCGGCGTCGCCCATCCCTCTGCTCGTCAAGCAGCGCGGCGCCGAGGTCGGCGCGAAGACCTCGCGATTCGTCGACGGACTCGAAACCTCGGTCGCTCTCTGGTGGCTGGACAATGATTCGGAAAATCAGTTCGAAGGCGATTCTGGCAGCACGATCTATGGTCGTCCGAGCCGACGCTACGGCATCGAGATCATCAATCACTACGCGCCCGCGTCCTGGTTGCGAGCCGAAGGCAGCGTGTCGCTCTCGCATGCGCGTTATCGCGGCTATGACAGCGAGACGGCGGCCAACTACGCCGCTCTCGTCGCTTCCGGCGCCGCCGGCTATGGGGCTCTGATCGGCAATGCGCCGGGCAATTACCTCGACAATGCGCCCAATATCATCGCCATGGGTCAAGTCGAGGTCGGCGAGGCGTTGGGCCCCTTCGCGGCGCTGCGCTATCGCTACCTCGGCGAGCGTCCTCTGACCGAGGACGGTCAGATCAAATCGCCGGCGACCGGCACGCTGAACCTGCGTGTCGGCTATCGCTTCGACAATGGCTACAGCATTCAGGCGGACGCTTTCAACATCACCAATTCCCGCTCGGACATGATCACTTACGGTTATGGCTCACTGCTGCCGACGGATAAGCTCTACGGCCTCTGCAAGGCGGGCCTCGTGTCGAGCAATGTCTGCGCGGTCGGCGTGATGGACCGGCACTTCAAGCCCATGGAGCCTCCGGCCGTGCGCGTGACGATCAGCGGCCCGCTGCCATTCTGA